The DNA segment CGATGTCGACGCCCGAGTCGATGATGGCCACCACCACCGGGCGCGCCGTCTTCCCCGGCAGCAGCTCGGCATAGGCGCGGTCGAGCCCGATCCCGTTGACGTGGTTGGAGACGGGGTCCAGCTGCCACCAGTTCCGCGGCGGCTCGTTGGTGGTGGTGTCGGCGGGCGCGTCCTGCTGCGCGAGGCCGAGCGAAGGGGCAAGGACCAGCGCGAGCGCCGGCACGAAGAGACGGCGGAAAGGCTTCATCGAGGGACCGGGGTTGAAGAACAGCCGCCGCGCTCGGGGCGCGCGGCGGCCTTGTGTGCTCAGTACATCCGATGCGCCGGAGGGGTTCCGGCCGGCAGGGAGATGGGACGAACCTCGCACGTGGCGGGATCAGGCGTTCCCCGCCCCATCCCTCTCCTTCCCGATCATCAAAACCGGGAACGACGATACCGCCCGGAGACGCCCGGGGCCAGTCCGGGTTGACATGCAACCGCGCGGTTGCATATTGAGAGGCGTGGATGCCGACATGGACGCCGTCTTCCGAGCGCTGGCCGATCCGGGCCGCAGGCGGCTGCTGGACCTGCTGCACGCCCGCAGCGGCCAGACGCTGGGCGAGCTGTCGGCGCAGATGGAGGTGACCCGGCAGGCGGTCTCCAAGCACCTGGGCGTGCTGGAGGCGGCCGGCCTGGTCGTCACCCGGTGGAGGGGGCGCGAGAAGCTGCACCACCTCAACCCCGTGCCGATCCACGAGATCAGCGAGCGGTGGATCGGCAAGTACGAGCGCACCCGGCTGGATGCGCTCGGCGCGCTGAAGCGGAGCCTGGAGGAGGAGCGATGACCCTGACCACGCAGAGCACCATCTACGTCACCTACATCGCCACGAGCCCGGAGCGGGTGTGGGAGGCGCTGACCAGCGCGGAGTACACGCGCCGCTACTTCTTCGGCCGGAGCGTGGAGTCGGAGTGGAAGCCCGGCTCGGAGTGGGCGCTGCGGATGGAGGACGGGCGCGTCGACGTCGCCGGGAAGGTGCTGGAGGCGGACCCGCCGCGGCGGCTGTCGCTGAGCTGGCGGGTGGAGTGGATCGAGGAGATGCGGCACCTGCCCGAGGCCGTCGTCACCTACACCATCGAGCCGGTGAGCGACGGCCTGGTGCGGCTGACGATGGAGGAGGCGCACCCCACGCCCATCCCCGAGGAGCTGCTGGAGGGTGGCCGGCAGGGGTGGCCGATCATCCTGAGCGGCCTGAAGACGCTGCTGGAAACGGGCCGGCCGCTGCCGCCCTTCCCTGTCCCCGAGCCGCCGAAGTCATCCTGAAAAGACCGGGCTCACGCAGAGGAGCAGAGGCAGCAGAGAACCGATCGGTGTCCTCTGCTGCCTCTGCTCCTCTGCGTGAGCCATTCAGTTTAGATCGTCTGGACTGCGCCAGCCGCGGCCTCACCGCTCCGCCAGGTACTCGTGGATGGAGGTGATGGCCACGGAGCCGTCGCCCACGGCCGAGCCCACGCGCTTGACGGCGCCCGCGCGCACGTCGCCAGCGGCGAACACGCCGGGGCAGCTGGTCTCGCGCGGCAGCGGATCGCGCTCCAGCGGCCAGCGCCCGCGCACCTGCGATCCGGTCAGCAGGTAGCCCGCGTCGTCGCGCATCACGCCATCCCCCAGCCACTCCGTCTCCGGCGCGGCGCCGATGAACACGAACAGCGCCTCGCAGGCGGCCTGGCGCGTCTCGCCGGTGCCGACGTTTTTGATCGTGATCTCGTGCAGCCGCTCGTTTCCGCGCGCCGACTCCACAGTGCAGCACGGGCGCATGGTCACGTTCGGCGCCGCGCGGATGCGGTCGAGCAGGTACTGCGACATCCGCTCGCCGAAATCCTCCTCCAGCGCCAGCATCGTCACCGACTTCGCGTAGCGGGCGAGGAGGAGCGCGGCCTGTCCGGCGGAGTTCCCCGCGCCCAGCATGTACACGTCGCGCCCGCGCACCGCCGCCGCCTCGGCCGCCGCGGCGCCGTAGTAGACGCCGCGCCCCAGGTACTGGCCGCACCCGGGTGCGTCGATCGTCCGCCAGGCGACACCCGTCGCCACGAGCACGGCCTTGGCGCCCAGCTCGCCGCCGTCGTCCAGCCGCACGCCGCGGTAGTCGCCCTCGGCGTGCAGCCCCGCGGCCGCGCGGGTGACCACGATCTCCACCCCGAACGCGCGCGCCTGCTCCATCGCCCGCTCCGTGAGCTCGGCGCCGCTGATCCCGCCGGGAAAGCCGAGGTAGTTCTCGATCCGGGCGCTCTGCGCCGCCTGCCCGCCGGGCGCCTCGCGCTCCACGATCACCGTCCGCAGCCCCTCCGATCCCCCGTAGACCGCCGCCGCCAGCCCCGCGGGCCCGCACCCGGCGATCACCAGGTCGTAGAAGGGCGCCGCGGGCTCCGTCCGCATCCCCACCTTCTCCGCCAGCGCCTCGGGAGAGGGGTTCGCCAGCCGCGAGCCGTCGGGGAAGAGGAGGAGGGGAAGGCGCGCGCGCTCGTCTTCGGGAAGAGACGCGAGGATGCGCCGGCCCTCGGGCGAGACCGCGGGATCGTACCAGTGGTAGGGGATGCGGCTGCGCGCGAGGAAGTCCTTCACCTCGTGCGTGCGCGCGCTCCAGCG comes from the Longimicrobium sp. genome and includes:
- a CDS encoding metalloregulator ArsR/SmtB family transcription factor, producing MDAVFRALADPGRRRLLDLLHARSGQTLGELSAQMEVTRQAVSKHLGVLEAAGLVVTRWRGREKLHHLNPVPIHEISERWIGKYERTRLDALGALKRSLEEER
- a CDS encoding SRPBCC family protein, with product MTLTTQSTIYVTYIATSPERVWEALTSAEYTRRYFFGRSVESEWKPGSEWALRMEDGRVDVAGKVLEADPPRRLSLSWRVEWIEEMRHLPEAVVTYTIEPVSDGLVRLTMEEAHPTPIPEELLEGGRQGWPIILSGLKTLLETGRPLPPFPVPEPPKSS
- a CDS encoding FAD-dependent oxidoreductase; amino-acid sequence: MATHPPPPDGPHARLPHRPPVRVVGDRWSARTHEVKDFLARSRIPYHWYDPAVSPEGRRILASLPEDERARLPLLLFPDGSRLANPSPEALAEKVGMRTEPAAPFYDLVIAGCGPAGLAAAVYGGSEGLRTVIVEREAPGGQAAQSARIENYLGFPGGISGAELTERAMEQARAFGVEIVVTRAAAGLHAEGDYRGVRLDDGGELGAKAVLVATGVAWRTIDAPGCGQYLGRGVYYGAAAAEAAAVRGRDVYMLGAGNSAGQAALLLARYAKSVTMLALEEDFGERMSQYLLDRIRAAPNVTMRPCCTVESARGNERLHEITIKNVGTGETRQAACEALFVFIGAAPETEWLGDGVMRDDAGYLLTGSQVRGRWPLERDPLPRETSCPGVFAAGDVRAGAVKRVGSAVGDGSVAITSIHEYLAER